The nucleotide sequence GGGTCATCCTGGCACCAGGATACCCGGGTCCTCCTCCAGCCTTTGCCCCGTTTCCACCAGGGAGGTCCCGAATGGGAGCTGGAGCACCGGAGCGCAGCGAGGTGCTGAGGCCGCCTGgggcagctctggctgctgcttgctttttgctctctgctctcccgTCTCTCTGTTGCTGACGAAGGCTCCGTGCTCGCGGCTCTGGGCTCACCCAGCCGTCTTTGTTCTGCTTCAGGCTGGAAGAAGGGCATGGACGTGCCCACGGACATCGCCATCGCCTACCTGTTGCAGTGCAGCTTCTACGGGCACTCCATCTATGCCACCGTCTACATGGACACGTGGCGCAAGGACTCGGTCGTCATGCTCCTCCACCACGTCGTCACGCTGACCCTCATCGCCTTCTCCTACGCTTTCAGGTGAGGGATGTGGCTGTGCCATTGTCCCCCTTGTGCTGCGCCAGTGTGGCCACGCAGCAGAGGCTGTGGCTTTTCCACGTGTCTCGTGGGTACGTCCCGGGAGGACTCTTTCTGGGTCAGTAGGGATTTTTCCCTCCCTACAGCTAACCCTGGCTCCGTGCTCCTGCTCACGAGCCACTGCACGCTGCCGTGTTATTCAGCCTGGATTATTCAGGAGTCCTGGCGGGATGGGCGGTGTGTGACGGGTGCTAACACCGACTCACTGCCCCCGCATCTCCCTCTCCGCCCCGCTCTCCTGCAGGTACCACAACGTGGGCATCCTGGTGCTCTTCCTGCACGACGTCAATGACGTGCAGCTGGAGTTCACCAAGCTCAACGTCTACTTCAAGCACCGGGGGGGTGTCTACCATCGCCTCAACGATGTCATCTCCAACGTCGGCTGCCTCACCTTCAGCGTCAGCTGGTGAGTTTGcctgcctgcccagccctgATCCCGCTTCCAGCCGTGTCCCCGCCAGCTTTTGCAGCCCCCCTGGTGCCGCGGGGTACAGCCTGCTGGGTGCGCGCGCCTGGGAACGAGCCGTTCCTATAAACTGTTTGGGAAGAGGTTCCCGCAGCGCCTGACCCCATGCTGGGCTTGGAATCCTTCTGTAGTCACTTTGCCGTCTGTCACCACCGaagtgcctgtgaaatctcgCTTGCAGCATGACAAATGACCCCAGGGGAGGAGGAGCTGTTTCCATTTTCCCACTCCTTTGGCTTTAGCAGCAAGAAGCGTTTTTGCAAGAAGCAAATGGGACGCGGGCATGTCCCAGATTCCAGGCTCGCTGCTCCTCCTGGGGAAAAGCAAGAGAGGAGGATGAAGAACAGGGATGAGTAACGCAGGTTGTCACTGCTGATGTGTCCCTTtgtctccctcctcctccccgcagcTGCTCGGAAAAGCAGGGGCGGCAACAGGAGCTGTCGATTTGAGGGGGAGGAGAGCAAGGAAGATTTTCGTGATAAAGCAGGGAAGCACAGATCTAAGAAATCCTTCCAGTTGTACTCCCTTCCTGTCCCCCTGAGAAAATCTGCAGTGTAGCCCTGCTTCTACCCTGAGAAAGCCTTTTTTCAGCCCTGCCTCTGGTGCCCAGCCTTGTCTGCCTGTGATCGTGTTCTCCCTTCCGTAGCTGCCCTTTCAGGGAGCCTGTGTGAATTCCTGTCCAGAACCAGGCCTTTAAACCCAAATCACATCCccagagcaggggctgccagATGCAAGGGAGGCTGTGCTGGAAGAAGCTGCCCGGGGTCCCCGTGGGCTGTTAAACCCAGCCTGCTACCTCTGCCCTGCCAGGTTCTGGTTCCGCCTCTACTGGTTCCCCCTCAAGGTCCTCTACGCCACTTGCCACTCCAGCCTCCAGTCGGTGCCCAATATTcccttctacttcttcttcaACGCTCTGCTCCTCGTCCTCACCCTGATGAACATCTACTGGTTCCTGGTGAGTCGGGGGAGCTCGGCGACCTCAGCTGCGGCCGCGTAACGCCTGGCCCGGGGcggctggggggctgcggggctggggaagcaCTGGGATTTGgtagggaggagaggagggaggctTGTGTCAGTGCCCGGGGTGCTGCTCTGGGCTAGAATTCAGATCTGAATTGGATCTCACACCCTGCAGACCCGTGGCAGGGAGCAGTGACAGTGGTTGGGGACTGCCATCGCCCGGGGAGCTCCttggcactgcagcaggctggaGCTTGATGCAGGTGTGAATCCCCCGGCGTCTCCTGAGGCTCCAGGGAGAGAGGTGAAGAGCGTGGGCTTGGAGGGCTCGCAGCAACAAGCTCGACCCTGGGCAGGGTTGGTTGAAGTCGGGTAATGGTACCTGCAGGAGCGCTGCCTCCCACTGCTGCGGGTCACCAAGCGCGTCCCAGGGTTTTGGGCCCTTTTTGGGGctgaggacagcagaggaatGCCCAAGTAGCGAGGGGTCAGGTGGGACGGCTCTGCGCCCCGCGTGTCGTGTGGCTGATGGTGTCTCTTCCCTCGACAGTACATCGTCCTCTTTGTGGCCAAGGTGCTGATGGGGCAGATGCAAGAGGTGAACGACGTGCGCGAGTACGACGTGGAGGACAGCAAGAAAACCACCGTGGCTAAGAAGAAAGAGGGTGGCCTCCAGCTGCCCAGTGCTCTGAAAGAAGGGTGCGTGGGCAGGGGGAGATGCAAACAGCACCCGTGGGCGGGGGGGGAGATGTCCTGGAGTATCTTTCAAAGTGTCCACCACTGTGCTGGAAAACAACAGGGTGCCTTGATGCAGAGTATTAAAGATAGCTGCGGGGAACAGGAGGAACGTTGTCTCTCTGTGCCTAGGCGTCGTGGTGTGTCAGTCCGGCTTTGTCCCGTGAATCCTcaccaggcagggctggctcttCACTGGGCAGCATCTGCACCTCGTGCGGCGAGCACGAAGTCTGGTGGGATGCTGGAGCCTGCAGGGCAGGTCTGGCTGACTGGGCACCGGTCTGAAATTGTGAGCCTGTTGAGGCAGGTCTGAGCTCAGCAGCGGTTTGTGAAGGTGAGGGAGGGAGAAGTCGGTGTGGAGGCCGAGGCTCATTGTCTGCTGTGCTCTCTTTCGCAGGATGCACCTGAAGAACGGACTTGTAAAAGACAAGCGGTTGTAAGAGAAGcgtggctgctgcagcctgggcagcctggctgGATCTGGGGACTGACCCAGGGCCCGACACTCAAACCCAGCAAATGAAAGGCACAAGAAGAACTTCATCCCCGATACCCCTGCGTCCCCTGCCTGGAGCTGGGGAAGAGATGCCACTGATGGGAACAGGGCTTGCCTGTGACCGGGCTTCACCCGATGCTGATGTGCTTTCTGTAGCCAGTACGTGCTGGTTCAGTTGAGAGGCTGTGGCTTTGCTGGTCCAGGTAGGATTTGGAGCTGGCTTTAGGTCCCCTGGTGTTTCCTCTGTCGCTCCATCCCCCAGCTATTCTCAGCCCCGCTGTGATTTCCCATCTTTATTTTCGGTCCCTTCCAACGACCCTGCCTCAGCAGCGCTGCAGGGTCTTCGGACCTAGCATCAAACTGGAGAGGGAAACATCTTCtgctcactggcaccactgtccCAGGCCAGGGGAGCCcaaagccagctctgctccagctgccagcaggcacTAAAGAGGGGTTTGCAGGGCACCTCTGAGCCTCGCTGACCAGGAGGGGTCCCTAACACAGAGCTGTCCGTGTTCACCTCGAGGCTGTAGCACGCAGCAGTTCCCATGTGCAGGTCTGCCTGGAAACCCAGCCCTAGAGCGTTattccagcctcctgccctccaGGACGAGGGCCAGGACATCTAAATTGCTTAAAACACCCCTGTAACTCTTCCAGTTGCTTAAAAAGCCAGCCCTGGGCACAGCTCGCGCAGGGTCCCCTGACGAGGGATCTCCAGACTCTGGCCCAGCAATGTCTGCCTGCTCGAGTGAGGAACAAAACCTCTCTGCTCCCTGCGGTGGTTTTCCAGGCAGCGCCAGCCCCGAGCCTTGCAGGGTCCCCGAGGCCAGGCTGGGCCGCGTGCCTCTTTGCTGGGAAGCCGTCGGGGTTTTACTGCCCTCGGTCTGAGCCCGTCCCACTGCTCCCCTCTCGCAGGACCcgtccccgcagcgccctgggaaGCGGAGCTCCCCCCCCAGCCGGGGACAATAGGCGGGGAAGGGGGATTCAGGGCATCGATTCCAGGGTGGCTAAATCGTTGTCTTCTTCTGTTTGGTCTCGCAATGTTGATTCAGCTCCAGGCCCATTGTGTGAGCCTCAGGGAAAGTTCCTCagtaaacagaaagcaaaatgtgaCTTTGGCTGGGTGGAGACTGTGCCACGCAGGATCCATCACCGTACTTGTAATTACCCAGCAGTGTTTCGGAGGGCTGCGTCTCGGTGCTTTGGTTCTGTGGCTGGTTGGCGGGAAGGAGGGAACGAAGGAAATCGCATTTCTTAGCATCGGCTTGCCCAGGCTTCAAGGTTTGACCAAGTAACTCATCGGGCAGCGTTTTGTGTGTGAGCTTGTGCCTGGGGGACCCTGCGTGGGGAGTGGGTGCTGAGCGCTGTGTGCGCCTGGGGTGCGTAGGTGTGCAAGGCAGGAGGGGAGAGTTTGAAGACGTGGTGTGCTGGAAGTTGTCAGCCGTTAGAGGCAAGCATCAGACGCTGCGACTGAAAGGCTGATGTGGAGGGGGCAGCGAGAGGAGACCCTGGCCCGCGTCTCCACCTGGACCCGGGTGGGATGGCCTCCAGATCCGCCCTTCTCCCAGGGCTCTGGAGCAGCGCTCGATGTGCTGGCAGCTTTGTGTAGCCCTTCCCCATCACCAGGGGCTTTGTCGTTGGGCCTCGGGTGGTGGGGAGATGTGGAAGGGGCTGGGAGCGGAGGGAGGAGGGCGGCTGCCCTCCCACCACGCAGCCTCAAAGGGTTAACAGGCCCCGGGGAGCCTGGAGGGCCCGCTCCCACCCTCTGCCCAATCCTGGGAATCCCTCTGTGCTAATTGAGCACTAACGAGATCAAAGGCTCCAATCAGGCAATCAACACCCCCCCTGGCCCCTGCCTTCAGTGCCCCTGCCAGCgggtccccagcacagctctttgTCTGCGGGAGGAGAGCGGTGATGGGGCCTCTCCCCGCGCCTGCCAGCTTCAGAGCTGGCCTCGCCTGGGCTCTGCTTAGCGTCAGTCTGGGGATGGATTTAAGTTTGCAGGAAAGTTTGCTCTTAAAATCCTTGGGTTTGAGCGCCAAGcccagccccaaaatccccgTTCCTGTGCCGTCTGTGCTCTGGCGGATCTTCCAGAAGAGAAAGATGCCTCCTGCAAACAAAGACCTGGCGGATGGCTGTAGGGTGGAGGAATTTAATGTCCCGGGGAACATCATCCGTGTCTTCGCTGACCAAGGTACAGAAACGCTCTTGTTTGGGTCCTGCCTTTCGGAAACCCCTCCGCACTCTGGGCTGGGGATGGCCGGGGGAGGACAGGGCAGTGGATTTCTCTGAGGGAAATCCCCGCTGTGGGAACTCTGCTCCCTGAGGATGTTGTAGGTAATTGGTTATAGTCTGGAACTGAGGGGGTGAAGCTGTGTAAGGTTCTGTGCTGCGAGTCACCCAACGCAGTTGGAGGTGTGGGTTTGATCTTCGGTGACCGGCTTGGCCCGTGGTGCTTGTGGGGGGGCCCTGGGTGCAGCGATGAGAAGCGGGGTCACGCGTGCACCCCGGGTGGAGGCTGGGTGGATGCTCAGCCGTTTGGCCGTGTCCTGtccccccttctcttccttatCCTCATGCCTCCAGCTGACCCTGTGGCACATCTGCCCACTTCAGCCTGTGGCTTCTCTGAGCCATTCCCAGTTACGTGGGAACTGCTTGGTCGGGGTCCTCCAGGCCTCGAGACACCACCGAGCTCTTGTGAGTCCAGGTTTCCAGTGGGAGATCtagggctggctgcagcaggcagctttACCACTTCTGTCACTTGGCTGCTATCTGCCCTTCTTCCCCCTGCGTCCCAAACACCCAGCGCCCACCAGAACCCCCCTGTCCCGGGGGGAGATATTTacagctgaggaaaaataatgccCCGAGGTGTTAAGTAGCTTTTAGAGGAGTGTTTGTGCCCTGCCTGCAAGGTgcggaggcagcagggagggacagaGCCGTGCTGGTGTGGCTGTACCATCTCGGGGCCAGGCTTTCTGCAGGCTGTGCCGCGGAGCTGATagcccccagcactgcagcgTTGCCATCCTGATCCAGCAGCTGCGGGCGTTtggctgcctgcctctgctcaGACCCGTCTTCCTCTTGCTGTGCCGCCAGGAGCTTAAGCTGGAGCTCTGGGAGGCTGATCCTGCTCAGCGTAACAGAGCTCAGCCACCGCCACCTCTATTTCTCCTTCTTTGTCAGGCCACTTCATTCATAGCGGGCAGCCCCAGACGTTGCTGTGCCTGCAGAAGCGTCTGTACTTTAATCTCTCCGTGCTGGAGGAGGGCGAGCGCTTGACAATGGCTCAGCTGGAGATCAAATTCAGCCACAACTCCTACCACGCGTCCAGCCGGGGGCAGGTTTTTGAGCTGAGGCTGTACCAAGCCCCCCGGCTGCCGCTGTGGGGGACGCCCTCCCACGAGCCCGGCCGCACGCCGCTGGTGGAGCAGTCCTTCGCCCGGCTGCACAAGTCTCTGCTCTTCAACCTGAGCGGGGTGGCGAAGGAGTGGAGAACTCACAGTAGGAATCTGGGCCTGATCCTGGAGATCTCGGTGAGCAGCGGAGGCGGAGCGTCAGCCGGGGCGAGCGGGGGGCCGCAGAGCCTCTGCGCCAGCATCGACTCCTTCCTGGATACCTCTCTCTTGGTGGTGAGcctcagccagcagcagtgccgggcctccaggaggaggagaagtgctTACAACATCCCCGCCACGCCGAGCAACCTCTGCAAGCCCAGGCGGCTTTACATCAGCTTCAGTGACG is from Anser cygnoides isolate HZ-2024a breed goose chromosome 27, Taihu_goose_T2T_genome, whole genome shotgun sequence and encodes:
- the GDF1 gene encoding embryonic growth/differentiation factor 1 — its product is MGPLPAPASFRAGLAWALLSVSLGMDLSLQESLLLKSLGLSAKPSPKIPVPVPSVLWRIFQKRKMPPANKDLADGCRVEEFNVPGNIIRVFADQGHFIHSGQPQTLLCLQKRLYFNLSVLEEGERLTMAQLEIKFSHNSYHASSRGQVFELRLYQAPRLPLWGTPSHEPGRTPLVEQSFARLHKSLLFNLSGVAKEWRTHSRNLGLILEISVSSGGGASAGASGGPQSLCASIDSFLDTSLLVVSLSQQQCRASRRRRSAYNIPATPSNLCKPRRLYISFSDVGWENWIIAPQGYLANYCLGECPFPLTAELNSTNHAILQTMVHSLDPEGTPQPCCVPVRLSPISILYYDNNDNVVLRHYEDMVVDECGCR
- the CERS1 gene encoding ceramide synthase 1; this translates as MQQPEPVAEPVAEPMPGYGQLLRLGYGSLAAAVRSCDECGWELARTTWAENAHLGWGEVLLCGLGALGWTALRRAAARRLFRPFGEWCNLQPKDAAKMPESAWKLLFYTLSWSYGIYLLFFTDYPFFYDPPSVFYGWKKGMDVPTDIAIAYLLQCSFYGHSIYATVYMDTWRKDSVVMLLHHVVTLTLIAFSYAFRYHNVGILVLFLHDVNDVQLEFTKLNVYFKHRGGVYHRLNDVISNVGCLTFSVSWFWFRLYWFPLKVLYATCHSSLQSVPNIPFYFFFNALLLVLTLMNIYWFLYIVLFVAKVLMGQMQEVNDVREYDVEDSKKTTVAKKKEGGLQLPSALKEGMHLKNGLVKDKRL